The following are from one region of the Georgenia sp. M64 genome:
- the serC gene encoding phosphoserine transaminase, which produces METVTIPTDLLPADGRFGCGPSKVRQSQADMVAALGSSLLGTSHRQAPVRQLVGRIREGVAQLLGAPDGYEVVLGNGGSTAFWDAATFSLVRERAQHAAFGEFGQKFATATDRAPFLEPSDIRTAEAGSLALCTGVDDVDVYAYPHNETSTGVLSPVWRQGDGDALTVVDATSVAGGTAVDLSQTDVYYFAPQKVFAADGGLWLAVVSPAALARIEEVTAARWVPDFLNLALAVENSRKDQTLNTPAVATLVMLAEQVDWINENGGLEWAAARTERSSSILYGWAEDRDYTTPFVTVPEHRSPVVGTIDFAGSVDAKELAAQLRANGVVDTEPYRKLGRNQLRIGMFPAVDPADVEALTACVDHVVERMA; this is translated from the coding sequence ATGGAGACCGTCACCATCCCCACCGACCTGCTCCCCGCCGACGGCCGGTTCGGCTGCGGACCGTCCAAGGTCCGTCAGTCCCAGGCGGACATGGTCGCCGCGCTGGGCTCGTCGCTGCTGGGCACCTCGCACCGCCAGGCGCCGGTGCGCCAGCTCGTCGGGAGGATCCGGGAGGGCGTCGCGCAGCTGCTCGGGGCTCCCGACGGCTACGAGGTGGTCCTCGGCAACGGCGGCTCGACGGCGTTCTGGGACGCCGCCACCTTCAGCCTCGTCCGGGAGCGGGCCCAGCACGCGGCGTTCGGGGAGTTCGGGCAGAAGTTCGCCACCGCGACCGACCGGGCGCCGTTCCTCGAGCCGTCGGACATCCGCACCGCCGAGGCCGGCTCGCTGGCGCTCTGCACGGGCGTCGACGACGTCGACGTCTACGCCTACCCCCACAACGAGACCTCCACCGGTGTCCTCTCCCCCGTCTGGCGGCAGGGCGACGGCGACGCGCTCACCGTCGTCGACGCCACCTCCGTCGCCGGGGGCACCGCGGTCGACCTGTCCCAGACCGACGTCTACTACTTCGCGCCGCAGAAGGTCTTCGCCGCCGACGGCGGGCTCTGGCTCGCCGTCGTCTCGCCGGCCGCGCTCGCCCGGATCGAGGAGGTCACCGCGGCGCGGTGGGTGCCCGACTTCCTCAACCTCGCCCTCGCGGTGGAGAACTCCCGCAAGGACCAGACCCTCAACACCCCAGCCGTGGCCACGCTCGTCATGCTCGCCGAGCAGGTCGACTGGATCAACGAGAACGGGGGCCTGGAGTGGGCGGCCGCGCGCACGGAGCGCTCGTCGTCGATCCTCTACGGCTGGGCCGAGGACCGCGACTACACCACTCCGTTCGTGACCGTCCCCGAGCACCGCTCCCCCGTCGTCGGCACGATCGACTTCGCCGGGAGCGTCGACGCCAAGGAGCTCGCCGCGCAGCTGCGCGCGAACGGGGTCGTCGACACCGAGCCGTACCGCAAGCTCGGCCGCAACCAGCTGCGCATCGGCATGTTCCCCGCCGTCGACCCGGCCGACGTCGAGGCGCTCACCGCGTGCGTCGACCACGTCGTCGAGCGGATGGCCTGA
- a CDS encoding acetylxylan esterase, translating into MPLFDLPQSALESYLPDVAEPADFDDFWSTTLAEARGHDLALRLERVDTGLELVETFDVTFAGFGGHPVKGWLTRPAGAAGPLPAVVEYVGYGGGRGLPHERIGWATAGYAHLVMDTRGQGSSWGGGGHTPDPAGAGPAAPGFLTRGVEDPAGHYYRRVFTDAVRAVEAVRAVPGVDPARVAVAGISQGGGITLAVAGLVPDLAAVLPDVPFLCHYRRATEITDSLPYAEITRYLAVHRDGVERVFETLSYLDGVTFARRANAPALFSVALMDATCPPSTVYAAFNHYGAGAGSRTDVAAGAGAGAGAGAGADGPAKEIVVYPFNQHEGGQVHQFAKQVAWLAPLIKG; encoded by the coding sequence ATGCCGCTGTTCGACCTCCCCCAGAGCGCCCTCGAGTCGTACCTGCCCGACGTCGCCGAGCCCGCGGACTTCGACGACTTCTGGTCGACCACGCTGGCCGAGGCCCGCGGCCACGACCTCGCGCTGAGGCTCGAGCGGGTCGACACGGGCCTCGAGCTCGTCGAGACCTTCGACGTCACCTTCGCCGGCTTCGGCGGCCACCCGGTCAAGGGCTGGCTGACCCGGCCCGCCGGCGCCGCCGGTCCGCTGCCCGCCGTCGTGGAGTACGTGGGCTACGGCGGGGGCCGCGGGCTGCCCCACGAGCGCATCGGCTGGGCGACCGCCGGCTACGCCCACCTCGTCATGGACACCCGCGGCCAGGGCTCGTCGTGGGGCGGCGGCGGGCACACGCCCGACCCGGCCGGCGCCGGCCCCGCGGCACCGGGCTTCCTCACCCGCGGCGTGGAGGACCCCGCCGGCCACTACTACCGCCGGGTCTTCACCGACGCCGTCCGCGCGGTCGAGGCCGTGCGTGCGGTGCCCGGGGTGGACCCGGCGCGTGTGGCCGTGGCCGGCATCAGCCAGGGCGGCGGCATCACCCTCGCCGTCGCGGGACTGGTCCCCGACCTCGCCGCCGTGCTGCCGGACGTGCCGTTCCTGTGCCACTACCGCCGGGCCACGGAGATCACCGACTCCCTGCCCTACGCCGAGATCACCCGGTACCTCGCCGTCCACCGGGACGGCGTCGAGCGGGTCTTCGAGACGCTGTCCTACCTCGACGGCGTCACGTTCGCCCGGCGCGCGAACGCCCCGGCGCTGTTCTCGGTGGCGCTCATGGACGCCACGTGCCCACCGTCGACGGTGTACGCCGCGTTCAACCACTACGGCGCGGGCGCGGGCTCGCGCACCGACGTCGCTGCCGGTGCCGGTGCCGGTGCCGGTGCCGGTGCCGGTGCCGACGGGCCGGCGAAGGAGATCGTCGTCTACCCCTTCAACCAGCACGAGGGCGGCCAGGTGCACCAGTTCGCCAAGCAGGTGGCCTGGCTGGCGCCGCTCATCAAGGGCTGA
- a CDS encoding Gfo/Idh/MocA family oxidoreductase: MTVDVALVGAGWWAANHHLPALAGHPHARVVAVCDPDRDRADELAARVGARSFPTAADAWTAVPVDAVVVATPHASHHEVVAAALDAGLHVLVEKPMTLTAADAFDLVRRAEEACVHLTVGYTHHFQPAALAARDAVANDIGDLLQVTVEFSSRTGPLFERAERGESGDRPEEQHAESYSAEHGGGQAHTQLTHALGMLTWVTGDQLTEVAAFTSSGGLDVDVDDAAAFRLASGATGVAVGTGRTADAVPVREHLRYHGTSGVVEQDLARGRTVVRRADGTAVVTEPAEDEPAYDPGAPARAFVDLVRGEGPDLAPARPAAATVAAIEALLTAAREGRVVAVPQLPDRQPRGGSG; this comes from the coding sequence ATGACTGTCGACGTCGCCCTGGTGGGCGCGGGCTGGTGGGCCGCCAACCACCACCTGCCCGCCCTGGCCGGCCACCCCCACGCCCGGGTCGTCGCGGTGTGCGACCCGGACCGGGACCGCGCCGACGAGCTCGCCGCCCGCGTGGGGGCGCGCTCGTTCCCCACGGCGGCGGACGCGTGGACCGCGGTGCCGGTCGACGCCGTCGTCGTCGCGACGCCGCACGCGTCCCACCACGAGGTCGTCGCGGCGGCACTGGACGCCGGCCTGCACGTGCTGGTGGAGAAGCCGATGACGCTCACCGCGGCGGACGCGTTCGACCTCGTGCGCCGCGCCGAGGAGGCGTGCGTCCACCTCACGGTCGGCTACACCCACCACTTCCAGCCCGCCGCGCTGGCTGCGCGTGACGCCGTCGCGAACGACATCGGCGACCTGCTCCAGGTGACGGTCGAGTTCTCCTCCCGGACGGGCCCGCTGTTCGAGCGGGCCGAGCGCGGCGAGTCGGGCGACCGTCCCGAGGAGCAGCACGCCGAGAGCTACTCCGCCGAGCACGGCGGCGGGCAGGCGCACACCCAGCTCACCCACGCCCTCGGCATGCTCACCTGGGTCACCGGCGACCAGCTCACCGAGGTCGCGGCGTTCACCTCCTCCGGCGGGCTCGACGTCGACGTCGACGACGCCGCCGCGTTCCGGCTCGCGTCCGGGGCGACCGGGGTGGCCGTCGGCACCGGCCGCACGGCCGACGCCGTGCCGGTGCGCGAGCACCTGCGCTACCACGGCACCTCCGGGGTGGTGGAGCAGGACCTCGCCCGCGGCCGCACGGTGGTCCGCCGCGCCGACGGCACGGCGGTGGTGACCGAGCCGGCCGAGGACGAGCCGGCCTACGACCCCGGCGCGCCGGCCCGCGCGTTCGTCGACCTCGTGCGCGGCGAGGGACCCGACCTCGCCCCCGCCCGCCCGGCCGCGGCGACCGTCGCCGCGATCGAGGCCCTGCTCACGGCCGCCCGGGAGGGCCGGGTCGTCGCGGTGCCCCAGCTGCCGGACCGTCAGCCGCGCGGGGGGAGCGGGTAG
- a CDS encoding SGNH/GDSL hydrolase family protein, translating to MTNRRSVRTAAPRALVVALVLTGCAGTTPQPGPAATVGPTTAAATPAPGSPTTAEDTTARERSTTVRLTAIGDSLTGSDGDLAGGDFGPGTWLHHALGPADGGSVEWVGGWAVPGATTAVMRAQAVPRPDADVLVVLAGTNDIALGVPAEEIAANVEAIVATVGAPRVILASVPPIEWAPDLAPRHNADLEALAREHGWEFADVAADLRRGDGWAPGMSDDGVHPTEAGYAVLGRALREALLP from the coding sequence ATGACGAACCGGCGGAGCGTGCGCACTGCGGCGCCGCGCGCGCTCGTCGTGGCGCTCGTGCTGACCGGCTGTGCGGGGACGACGCCGCAGCCCGGTCCGGCGGCTACCGTCGGCCCGACGACGGCCGCGGCCACCCCGGCGCCGGGCTCGCCCACCACGGCAGAGGACACCACGGCACGGGAGAGGAGCACGACGGTGCGGCTGACCGCGATCGGGGACTCGCTCACGGGCAGCGACGGCGACCTCGCCGGCGGCGACTTCGGGCCAGGCACCTGGCTGCACCACGCGCTCGGGCCCGCGGACGGCGGGTCGGTGGAGTGGGTCGGCGGCTGGGCGGTGCCGGGCGCCACCACCGCCGTCATGCGGGCCCAGGCCGTGCCACGCCCCGACGCCGACGTCCTGGTGGTCCTCGCCGGCACCAACGACATCGCCCTCGGGGTCCCCGCCGAGGAGATCGCCGCGAACGTCGAGGCGATCGTCGCGACGGTGGGCGCCCCGCGGGTGATCCTCGCGAGCGTCCCGCCGATCGAGTGGGCCCCCGACCTCGCCCCCCGGCACAACGCCGACCTCGAGGCGCTGGCCCGTGAGCACGGGTGGGAGTTCGCCGACGTCGCGGCGGACCTCAGGCGCGGTGACGGCTGGGCGCCGGGGATGAGCGACGACGGCGTCCACCCCACCGAGGCCGGCTACGCGGTCCTGGGGCGCGCACTGCGGGAGGCGCTCCTGCCCTGA
- a CDS encoding GNAT family N-acetyltransferase translates to MDSAVEIRPLTPTRFGDLEHLFRRREDPASCWCMWWRLSPEAFSASRVAERHDLLAARAGEAPAPGLLAYTGGEAVGWVAVAPRPEHARIPRSTIITHEDVPDCWSVTCFYVRADHRGEGVTGALVSAAVDHARGHGARFVEAYPVDTGDDAGPRSSSSLFRGTLATFTRAGFVETGRRRGRPTVRLALEANEDSPAPPPPGPLR, encoded by the coding sequence GTGGACAGCGCCGTCGAGATCCGCCCGCTCACGCCGACACGGTTCGGCGACCTCGAGCACCTCTTCCGACGCCGCGAGGACCCGGCGAGCTGCTGGTGCATGTGGTGGCGGCTCTCCCCCGAGGCGTTCTCCGCCTCCCGCGTGGCGGAGCGGCACGACCTCCTCGCGGCACGGGCCGGCGAGGCACCCGCCCCGGGCCTGCTCGCGTACACCGGCGGCGAGGCGGTGGGCTGGGTCGCCGTCGCCCCGCGCCCGGAGCACGCGCGCATCCCCCGCTCGACGATCATCACGCACGAGGACGTCCCCGACTGCTGGTCGGTCACCTGCTTCTACGTCCGCGCGGACCACCGCGGCGAGGGCGTGACCGGCGCGCTCGTCAGCGCCGCGGTGGACCATGCCCGGGGGCACGGTGCCCGCTTCGTCGAGGCGTACCCGGTGGACACCGGGGACGACGCCGGCCCGCGCAGCAGCTCGAGCCTGTTCCGCGGCACGCTCGCCACGTTCACCCGGGCCGGGTTCGTCGAGACCGGCCGACGACGGGGCCGCCCCACCGTGCGACTGGCCCTCGAGGCGAACGAGGATTCCCCTGCGCCCCCACCGCCGGGGCCCCTACGCTGA
- a CDS encoding metal-dependent transcriptional regulator — MSDLIDTTEMYLKTVYELEEERVVPLRARIAERLGHSGPTVSQTVARMERDGLLLLSGTRQIELTDAGRRRATEVMRKHRLAERLLTDVVGLEWAYVHDEACRWEHVMSERVERRLLELLDHPHVDPYGNPIPGLDALTGGEEVMPPREEVRSLADVAAELLPAGDDGERSAPQAPVHGESRSAADGAARADAADLRADVVLARIGEPLQVDVDLLSRMDQSGLRPGVRVEVRVRPGGDVVSLYAPGSETVLDLPEEITRHLFVTT; from the coding sequence GTGAGCGATCTCATCGACACGACGGAGATGTACCTCAAGACCGTCTACGAGCTCGAGGAGGAGCGCGTCGTGCCGCTGCGCGCGCGCATCGCGGAGCGTCTGGGCCACTCCGGCCCGACGGTGTCCCAGACCGTGGCCCGCATGGAGCGCGACGGGCTGCTCCTGCTCTCCGGGACCCGGCAGATCGAGCTCACCGACGCCGGTCGCCGCCGGGCGACGGAGGTCATGCGCAAGCACCGGCTCGCCGAGCGGCTGCTCACCGACGTCGTCGGCCTGGAGTGGGCGTACGTCCACGACGAGGCCTGCCGCTGGGAGCACGTCATGAGCGAGCGGGTCGAGCGCCGCCTCCTCGAGCTGCTCGACCACCCGCACGTCGACCCCTACGGCAACCCCATCCCCGGCCTCGACGCCCTGACGGGGGGTGAGGAGGTCATGCCGCCGCGTGAGGAGGTCCGGTCCCTCGCCGACGTCGCCGCCGAGCTCCTCCCGGCCGGCGACGACGGAGAGCGCTCCGCCCCGCAGGCCCCCGTGCACGGCGAGAGCCGCAGCGCCGCCGACGGTGCCGCCCGCGCGGACGCCGCCGACCTCCGTGCCGACGTCGTGCTGGCCCGCATCGGCGAGCCGCTGCAGGTCGACGTCGACCTCCTCTCCCGCATGGACCAGTCGGGCCTGCGGCCCGGGGTGCGCGTCGAGGTCCGGGTGCGGCCCGGCGGGGACGTCGTGTCCCTGTACGCACCGGGCTCCGAGACGGTCCTGGATCTGCCGGAGGAGATCACCCGGCACCTGTTCGTCACCACCTGA
- a CDS encoding C40 family peptidase has protein sequence MTPQGARHRAARRPSTPLTVALSGQGARRGIAAFASSGLVLTMAATSAAAAPESSALPNVDISAATSEALTAMVTTPTVTVPADITWSADVVASAEATPPPPPPEPEPEPEPVVERDTEVASRTAERTAIEEPAEAAPAAAVEAAPAPAPAPAPVAATSGIGQQIVDIARQYIGTPYVYGGATPAGFDCSGFTQYVYAQVGISLPRSSSAQGSVGYRVSAAEARPGDLVWGPGHAGIYTGNGQHIAARNPGTALYESPIYISNPVFIRVL, from the coding sequence ATGACGCCCCAGGGCGCCCGCCACCGCGCGGCCCGCCGTCCCTCCACCCCCCTGACCGTGGCTCTCTCCGGCCAGGGTGCGCGCCGCGGCATCGCCGCCTTCGCCTCCTCCGGCCTCGTCCTGACGATGGCTGCCACCTCCGCCGCTGCGGCCCCGGAGTCCTCGGCCCTGCCGAACGTCGACATCTCCGCCGCGACGTCCGAGGCGCTCACCGCGATGGTGACCACCCCGACCGTCACCGTGCCGGCCGACATCACCTGGTCCGCCGACGTCGTCGCCTCCGCCGAGGCCACCCCGCCGCCCCCGCCGCCGGAGCCCGAGCCGGAGCCCGAGCCCGTCGTCGAGCGGGACACCGAGGTCGCCTCCCGGACCGCCGAGCGCACCGCGATCGAGGAGCCCGCCGAGGCCGCCCCGGCCGCCGCCGTCGAGGCCGCCCCGGCGCCCGCGCCGGCTCCGGCCCCCGTCGCCGCCACCTCCGGCATCGGCCAGCAGATCGTCGACATCGCCCGCCAGTACATCGGCACCCCGTACGTCTACGGCGGCGCCACCCCGGCCGGCTTCGACTGCTCCGGCTTCACCCAGTACGTCTACGCGCAGGTCGGCATCTCGCTGCCCCGCTCGTCCTCCGCCCAGGGCAGCGTCGGCTACCGGGTCTCCGCCGCGGAGGCCCGCCCCGGCGACCTCGTCTGGGGCCCCGGTCACGCCGGCATCTACACCGGCAACGGCCAGCACATCGCCGCCCGCAACCCGGGCACCGCGCTGTACGAGAGCCCGATCTACATCTCGAACCCCGTCTTCATCCGGGTTCTCTGA
- a CDS encoding Gfo/Idh/MocA family oxidoreductase produces the protein MHSDRAVRIAVVGAGGIADGAHREAIVACLDAGVSVWCEKPPALSLAEYDEIAAHERDGAVVSYVFQHRFGSGATTLRAQIDAGALGRPLVAVCHTLWFRPPSYFDLPWRGRWDTEGGGPTMGHGIHQMDLALSLLGDWTEVRAMTGTLDRDVETEDVSMAMVRLESGAMLSVVNSLLSPRETSYLRFDFSDATVELTHLYGYDNSHWRWTPAAHVDDVARTDGWAPANDLPSSHAAQLSALLDSLASGERPAAGGHDGRRSLELAAGLYQSAMTGRPVLREELTPDNPFYHSMNGAAVRA, from the coding sequence ATGCACTCCGACCGTGCCGTTCGCATCGCCGTCGTGGGGGCCGGTGGCATCGCCGACGGCGCCCACCGAGAGGCGATCGTCGCGTGCCTCGACGCCGGGGTGTCCGTGTGGTGCGAGAAGCCGCCCGCGCTGTCCCTGGCGGAGTATGACGAGATCGCCGCCCACGAGCGCGACGGCGCCGTCGTCAGCTACGTCTTCCAGCACCGGTTCGGCTCGGGCGCGACAACCCTGCGCGCCCAGATCGACGCCGGCGCCCTCGGCCGCCCGCTCGTGGCCGTGTGCCACACGCTCTGGTTCCGCCCGCCGTCGTACTTCGACCTGCCCTGGCGCGGCCGGTGGGACACCGAGGGGGGCGGGCCCACGATGGGCCACGGGATCCACCAGATGGACCTGGCGCTGTCCCTCCTGGGGGACTGGACCGAGGTGCGGGCGATGACGGGCACGCTCGACCGGGACGTCGAGACCGAGGACGTCTCCATGGCCATGGTCCGCCTGGAGTCCGGGGCGATGCTCTCGGTGGTCAACTCCCTGCTCTCACCGCGGGAGACGAGCTACCTGCGTTTCGACTTCTCCGACGCCACGGTCGAGCTGACCCACCTGTACGGGTACGACAACTCCCACTGGCGCTGGACCCCGGCCGCGCACGTCGACGACGTCGCCCGCACCGACGGCTGGGCGCCGGCGAACGACCTGCCCAGCTCCCACGCCGCCCAGCTGAGCGCCCTGCTCGACTCCCTCGCGTCCGGCGAGCGGCCGGCCGCCGGCGGCCACGACGGCCGGCGCTCGCTCGAGCTCGCCGCGGGGCTGTACCAGTCCGCGATGACCGGACGCCCCGTCCTGCGGGAGGAGCTCACCCCGGACAACCCCTTCTACCACTCGATGAACGGGGCGGCGGTGCGGGCATGA
- a CDS encoding citrate/2-methylcitrate synthase, producing the protein MPLTPPRLPRPDPGTAPPLYAVADGEPVFRGRRMRDLVGTPFEQIWGLLVDGEGGAALPPAEPFNLPVRTGDTRVDVLSALAQLTPVWGYRPLVEIDSTRAREDLARASVMTLSFVAQSARGEDVPAVPQREVDMVTTIAERFLVRWRGVADPEAVAALDLFWLAVSETGLVPSTRTARTAAEMGADAASCLAAAVAVAGAPFGGGAAARALAIVEEAERTGDADAAIAAHLARGGDLSGFGDELVPADARVGLLRDACVRVGARRLEAAEAVARAGAEALARTSGSTPGANTLFWGGVLLDHVGVPPQLFCALYLCGRTAGWSAHVLEVQRLRRQ; encoded by the coding sequence ATGCCGCTCACGCCACCTCGCCTCCCGCGGCCCGACCCGGGCACCGCGCCGCCCCTGTACGCGGTCGCCGACGGCGAGCCGGTCTTCCGCGGCCGGCGGATGCGCGACCTGGTGGGCACCCCGTTCGAGCAGATCTGGGGCCTGCTGGTCGACGGCGAGGGCGGCGCCGCCCTCCCGCCGGCCGAGCCGTTCAACCTCCCCGTGCGCACCGGCGACACGCGGGTCGACGTCCTCTCCGCGCTGGCCCAGCTCACCCCCGTCTGGGGCTACCGGCCGCTGGTGGAGATCGACTCCACGCGTGCCCGGGAGGACCTCGCTCGGGCGTCGGTGATGACGCTGAGCTTCGTGGCCCAGTCCGCGCGGGGCGAGGACGTGCCGGCGGTGCCCCAGCGCGAGGTCGACATGGTCACGACCATCGCGGAGCGGTTCCTCGTGCGGTGGCGCGGCGTCGCCGACCCGGAGGCCGTCGCGGCGCTCGACCTGTTCTGGCTCGCCGTCTCCGAGACGGGCCTGGTCCCCTCCACCCGCACCGCACGCACGGCCGCGGAGATGGGGGCCGACGCCGCCTCGTGCCTCGCCGCCGCGGTCGCCGTCGCGGGCGCACCCTTCGGCGGTGGCGCGGCCGCCCGGGCGCTGGCGATCGTCGAGGAGGCCGAGCGGACCGGCGACGCCGACGCCGCCATCGCGGCGCACCTCGCGCGGGGCGGCGACCTCTCCGGCTTCGGCGACGAGCTGGTCCCGGCGGACGCCCGCGTGGGGCTGCTCCGCGACGCCTGCGTCCGGGTCGGCGCGCGCCGGCTGGAGGCCGCCGAGGCGGTCGCCCGCGCGGGCGCCGAGGCCCTCGCCCGCACGTCGGGCTCCACCCCCGGGGCGAACACGCTCTTCTGGGGTGGCGTGCTGCTCGACCACGTCGGGGTCCCGCCCCAGCTCTTCTGCGCCCTGTACCTGTGCGGGCGCACAGCCGGGTGGTCTGCGCACGTCCTGGAGGTCCAGCGCCTGCGGCGCCAGTGA
- a CDS encoding DUF4190 domain-containing protein → MSNPPDDRSPYAPPPPPGQAGRSAGQGADGDTPGQPYQQGDAETSGDQQGYGQQGYGQQGYGQQGYGQQGYGQQGYGPPSGSEGYPGQQPYGQPYTGQQPYSGQPPYTGQQPYTGQQPYTGQQPYGQGYGYQQQYGQPTGQPQRTNGLAVAAFVVGLLSILVAWIPVVGIAGIVGGIVAVVLGLMALSKANKGQAGGKGLGIAGLVLGVLSVLLGLVVSVILGAALTAFQESDLGAPAPVVEEEPAEAPADEDLMDAPTGDGATTALDGATGDAPDLAAALPLGQGAEVGDYTVTVTAIDLDADEEMGAVEFNEPPEGRYVLADVSVVYNGTDEGDPWIDLNHVFVGTDALQYDWASCAATEPNPVFDVPTMGAGASASYQVCMDVPPEEIQGGSFFIEELFAFDDAGRAVWEIR, encoded by the coding sequence ATGTCGAACCCTCCCGACGACCGTTCGCCCTACGCCCCGCCACCTCCGCCCGGGCAGGCCGGCCGGTCGGCCGGGCAGGGTGCGGACGGTGACACGCCCGGCCAGCCCTACCAGCAGGGTGACGCGGAGACCTCAGGCGACCAGCAGGGCTACGGCCAGCAGGGTTACGGCCAGCAGGGCTACGGCCAGCAGGGCTACGGCCAGCAGGGCTACGGCCAGCAGGGCTACGGGCCGCCGTCCGGCTCGGAGGGATACCCGGGTCAGCAGCCGTACGGTCAGCCCTACACGGGCCAGCAGCCGTACTCCGGCCAGCCGCCGTACACCGGCCAACAGCCCTACACCGGCCAGCAGCCCTACACCGGCCAGCAGCCCTACGGTCAGGGCTACGGGTACCAGCAGCAGTACGGCCAGCCCACCGGCCAGCCACAGCGGACGAACGGCCTGGCTGTGGCCGCGTTCGTCGTCGGCCTGCTGTCGATCCTCGTCGCGTGGATCCCCGTGGTGGGCATCGCGGGGATCGTGGGCGGGATCGTCGCCGTCGTGCTCGGACTCATGGCGCTCAGCAAGGCCAACAAGGGCCAGGCGGGCGGCAAGGGGCTGGGGATCGCCGGGCTCGTGCTCGGCGTGCTCTCGGTCCTGCTCGGGCTCGTCGTCTCGGTGATCCTCGGGGCGGCCCTCACGGCCTTCCAGGAGAGCGACCTGGGTGCTCCCGCTCCCGTCGTCGAGGAGGAGCCCGCCGAGGCCCCGGCCGACGAGGACCTCATGGACGCCCCCACCGGCGACGGCGCGACGACCGCCCTGGACGGCGCTACCGGCGACGCCCCCGACCTGGCCGCCGCGCTGCCGCTGGGTCAGGGAGCCGAGGTGGGCGACTACACCGTCACCGTCACCGCGATCGACCTCGACGCCGACGAGGAGATGGGCGCCGTCGAGTTCAACGAGCCCCCCGAGGGCCGCTACGTCCTCGCCGACGTCTCCGTGGTCTACAACGGCACGGACGAGGGCGACCCCTGGATCGACCTCAACCACGTCTTCGTCGGCACCGACGCCCTGCAGTACGACTGGGCGTCCTGCGCGGCCACCGAGCCGAACCCCGTTTTCGACGTCCCGACGATGGGCGCCGGCGCGAGCGCGAGCTACCAGGTGTGCATGGACGTCCCGCCCGAGGAGATCCAGGGCGGGAGCTTCTTCATCGAGGAGCTCTTCGCGTTCGACGACGCGGGCCGGGCGGTCTGGGAGATCCGCTGA
- a CDS encoding cupin domain-containing protein, translated as MSHAAHVGGPAAHDGGDAAHDSGDAAHDGGHVARHAGAGAARAASFPGGVGLSHLRVYDWPTPDGAGAAGGGTPHLHTVSGEAYVVLGGSGGVQTLGSAGYAEHDLAAGTVLWFTPGTVHRLVNDGDLEILVVMQSSGLPEAGDAVLTFPPEVLDDAARYAEAARLPTGDALEVATAARRRRDLALTGYADLVDAVQRRGPAALVGLYDAAARLVAHEIPGWRQTWEAGALAQTRATDEALTALAAAAGQGAAHLADATTRSVVADPGPRHAGMCGWLRTYPLPPRG; from the coding sequence ATGAGCCACGCCGCGCACGTCGGCGGGCCGGCCGCGCACGACGGCGGGGACGCCGCGCACGACAGCGGGGACGCCGCGCACGACGGCGGGCACGTCGCCCGGCACGCGGGCGCCGGCGCGGCCCGCGCCGCGAGCTTCCCCGGCGGGGTGGGTCTGAGTCACCTGCGGGTCTACGACTGGCCCACCCCCGACGGTGCGGGCGCGGCGGGCGGCGGCACCCCGCACCTGCACACCGTCTCGGGGGAGGCCTACGTCGTCCTCGGGGGCAGCGGCGGCGTGCAGACGCTCGGCTCCGCCGGCTACGCCGAGCACGATCTCGCCGCCGGCACCGTCCTGTGGTTCACGCCCGGCACCGTGCACCGCCTCGTCAACGACGGCGACCTCGAGATCCTCGTGGTCATGCAGAGCTCCGGCCTGCCCGAGGCCGGGGACGCCGTCCTGACCTTCCCGCCGGAGGTCCTCGACGACGCCGCGCGCTACGCCGAGGCCGCGCGCCTGCCCACCGGGGACGCCCTCGAGGTCGCCACCGCCGCCCGGCGTCGCCGCGACCTGGCGCTGACCGGCTACGCCGATCTCGTCGACGCCGTCCAGCGCCGCGGCCCCGCCGCCCTCGTCGGGCTGTACGACGCCGCCGCGCGCCTGGTCGCCCACGAGATCCCGGGATGGCGGCAGACCTGGGAGGCCGGCGCCCTGGCCCAGACCCGCGCGACCGACGAGGCGCTCACCGCCCTCGCCGCGGCGGCCGGCCAGGGCGCCGCCCACCTCGCCGACGCCACGACGCGCTCCGTCGTCGCCGACCCCGGGCCGCGCCACGCCGGTATGTGCGGGTGGCTGCGCACCTACCCGCTCCCCCCGCGCGGCTGA